Below is a window of Drosophila nasuta strain 15112-1781.00 chromosome X, ASM2355853v1, whole genome shotgun sequence DNA.
TGGCAATTGCCCTATAAACGCTCGCCTTTCATTTATGATAATTGGAAATTCTTACTTTATtctgaagaagaaaaaagaaacatgaCCAAAAAGTGAACCATTCAAGACATGGAAATAACATGAAAGCACTAAAATTGCATAAACTTTTGTGTGAGCATTCATTTATtaggaaaaaggaaaaaacttAAGTACAAAATTTGATACACGTGGCAACCCTATTTACTACATATGCTTCTAAGGACATGTACAAGTTGTTTCCGTGGCTGAAAATATTGTATCTAATCGTTTAATGTGaataatttccaaaatgttgGCAACTCTACACATTTAgtggcaaaaaagaaaaacttatttacataatttaatgCACCTGGCAACCCTATTTACTAAATAAGATCTTAGATGCGAGTAATAGTTGTTTTCGAAGCTGAAATAAATTTAccaaatcatttaatttgcgGTATGTTGGCAACTCTACACATTTAAGGCACttgcaatatatatttgaagtgGATATTGAATAGTGGAAACATTTAAGTGGAcgcttttactttttgtttttatcttaCTAAAAAATACCCTGGCAACTTTATTcattaaatgctttaaaaacGCACGCATCTTAATTTATTCTGAAGATGAAAAAGAAACATGACCAAAAAGTAAAGCATTCTTGAACACAGAATTTATTTGATGCACATTTCAACCTATTATAATACTAGATTAATATACAATTGCTAAACTTGACAACCCTATTTACTCAATTCACTTTAAAGAAGccattttacaaatatttaaagaacttTTATCGGTTATTTCGACTATAAAACTTTTATGGAATTTTGCACTAATTTGTAGTCCACTTTCCCTCTTTATATAACAACTTAATCGATCAAGTTAAAACTGCTTTTGTTAGGTTTTCATATCATTCTCTTTGTTTTTCGTGATTTTCAAACTTTTCACTGTCgcactttaaaaaaaaaaatttaattgcgtgttttgttgtgtagatctttttatttaagataAGATAcccataattattattgttgttgctgtttgttgttgcgaCTGGGATGATAACTGGgcaaaaaagcgaaaagagCGATTTTGCGAAGTGGTCCTGGGACACGTTGTGGAATGCGAGCAGGAGCAggaaacaaaatcaaaaggaaatgaaaacaaaaggGAAACGACTTCTTGAGCCAATCAACAAACTCAAGTTTCCAAGGCGAACGAAATGTGAAgaaatgtttgtgtgtatgtgtgtgtgtgtgtgtgtgtgtgagtgttgacaaaagaaaaaacccgTCAACAATGTCAGTTTCGCATTTGACAAAAATAGAGCCAATAGACATGCTAATAGGGTAGGACTTGCTTTTTATTGACAAAACAAGGACATACTTAACGGTATCTCTCAGTGGTGGAGACTCAACCAAAACGCGATTGAGGTTACACAAATCGGGGTTAACTCGAACACACTTACTTGCATAATTTCACGACGTATTCAATTAGGGAAGTTCCGAGATTTAAGATAATCCAACTTTCACTGTTTTGAAAGAGTTTTGCGACTTTAAGTTGCACGTTATTTATAAGCTTTAGGTATTTTAGTTTCTTTAAagaactaatttaaaatttaaaacaagaagtttatatatataaaagaaaatacaaaagataCAGTCcttaaataacttatttaaaatctaaaagaaaattgcatatgaaaaataagtaagacaactaaagtcgagtgtgctcgactatgataTACGCACTTCGCATTTTAcactataaataatttatttttcgacTTTAAGTTGCACGTTATTTGTAAGCCTTAGGTATTTTTGGTTCTTTTTGAggaattaatttaaacttaaaaatgtatatgtaagtttatatattatactatatataaaaaataagtaagaaagctaaagtctTTAaggaaataatttcaaaaatattaaataattttatgtatacaacaattaagaaagcttCAGTCGATTATAagataaatataccaaataaaataccacaaatacTAAGTTAACTTATTGCAGCTTTTCGCAATATACATGGTTCGTTCCAAAGTAAACAGGACTTTTTGAATCTAGCGCCATctagtggcgccatctatatATCAACTAGTGCGTTACAATCTGCTATCCTTTATCGACTTCCAGTAAAAATTTCATGACATTTCATCTATTGGAAGTGAAGTTATTGCGTTTTAAGTGTCAGTATGTTTTTGTCATCGGTGCGAAAATGAGCTTCGAACAAAGAGccaacattaaattttgttttaaaacttttacCGAAACGTTTCAATTGACGAAACAAGTTTATGGCGATGGTTGCCTATCCCGTAGCAGAGTGGACGAGTGGTTTCAACGTTTTCAAAGTGATCGAGAGGACATAAATGACGATGAACATGTGGGCCAACCAAAATCCGCGATCACCGAAAATTCCATCGAAACTGTGCgtgaattcataaaaaatcAGACGAAATCATCATTGAAATTAATGGAAATAGAATTGAACATCTCCAAAACATGGATTTATCGAATTTTGACCGAACATTTGGGTGTGTGCACGGTTTGTTCCGCAGAAATTGACTGACGTCCAAAAATTGCTCAGAATTAAACATTCGAAGGACCGACTATTTGACcaaaaatcacattttaaCCATCAACCACTCCCCGTATTCACCTGATATTGCACCGTGCGACTTCTACCTTTTCGGAATAATGCATTTGCCGATGAAAGGAAGGCGTTATGCAGACGTCGAGGCCATTCAAACGGCTTGCACCGGCATACTGGAGGCCATACCGGGCAACGAGCTAAAACACTCGTTCGACATGCTTTTGGACCGTGCAAAAAGCTGTATTAAAGCAGAAGgaaactattttgaataatataaattgattttgccgAAAAACCTATTTGTTCTGTCTTTTTGTTAAAAGTCCTGTTTACTTTGGAACGCACCTTGTAAATAcaccaaataaaataccacaaaaatactaagtaTACTTTTGGCAGATTTTtgcaatataccgaataaaataccaaaaaatactaagttAGCTTTTAGAAGCTTTTcgcaatataaatataccaaataaaatactacaaaaatactaagttAACTTTTAGCAGATTTTcgcaatataaatatactaaaaatatattgaatgacatatttggtatatcgtcATTGTACTTCTTTtaaagaagtaagaaagctacagtagagtgtgctcgactatgagatacccggtaacaattttgaacaaaagcaaatagtatgatattatacttaaaatataccaaaataatatacctcaacaaatactaaataataccaagggctatatttggtatatttatatagtaaaatgtaccaaattcatatataaaatttattaaagactacatttggtatatcgacgtagtaatacattcaaaatataccataaagtgcaaaatataccagattgtcagctaaagcaaaGAACATCCAATTGCAGTAGGCGTAATttgtcatacaaaagtatattattaaaaagaattattatgcaatcgcaatcaaattcgtaggaatcataaatactatagttatttttgtatatatcaaaattcgtgaatttagctttaaaattacgctgccttttcgatttttgtcgattttgcGGGGAcagaagtgggcgtggcaaaaatttgaaacaaacttcatCTGCGTGAAAACATTAAAAGTGATGTCATAAAAAATGGTAGCtctatattttatagtctctgagatcaagGTGTTCAAATGGATGGACGGACAGGCAGACggagaatatatattctttatagggttggagatacctccttctgcctgcacaaagttaaaatacttttctacTCCATTTCTGAAATCATTTAACGAATCTCCTCAAATAAAAACTCATTTgactcttgttgtttttgctgtttttatttttacataatCATTTTTCATAAAcactttgttgtttgttaaacttaagcataaaatattgttaatgttAGCacaatacataattatatatatatatttatgtatatatagtatgttaaAAATTACGTTTTAgatttacttgtttttaaatgttttgttttttgctttgtttgtttgtttgattcGCTTAAAAACCATCTCAGGGTTATATGCTCACTGTTTTACCAACTACAATTCGATCCCAAAATGTGAACAGTGTGTTCTACAAGTACACttcgtatatgtatgtgtgtgtgtgggagtgggagtgtgtgtgggagtgtgtgtgtgtgtgtagagttGTGTAttcacaaaaaagaaaaacttaaagattggaaaaaacaacaacactgtAGCTAAAAATCTTAAGAGGAGCAGAGCGAAgagaaaattggaaaatcttGATAGTTATATTATAggtaattctttatttttatatacaaaaaaagtcGGTaaatcattatcatcatcaagTTGAACACAACTACTTAGAATACACAACTCTACACGGTAAAATACAATTAGTTGAAAATCTGTgttcgtttatttttatttttattattattatgattaatttgatttttctttacttAATTAACTGAACTTTGTTTAACTTTGCTTTTCTAGTTCTGTTCCATCGCACttatttaacaaacaaaaaaattggaGGTGTGAAATTTTAGGGGGGGAATAAATATGAAGagattaaaaagtaaaagtaaaaagtgagttattgcattttttgttttgttttttaattaacacaCAGTTCATTTAGTTGCCTagataattatataattttaacataagcataataataataatcataatattaGGATAACAAACAATGCATTTGACCGAAACTCTTCTGTTTTCTTCTCCTCGTCAAGTGGGTtgattatgtgtgtgtgtgtgtatcagTGTGTGtatcggtgtgtgtgtgtgtactcttatatatttctatatttttttttgtaatttttgtatttttttcattttagaaCCATTTAATTGCGTTagatttcaattcaaaattattaatctgtttgttgttgttgttgttatcagCTACTAATTGCTATAGTACTAAGAATTGTTTCAAACTTTTGTTGCTTacgttaataaataaatatatatgcatatatgcatgcacatatacatatcatacatatatatagagatatactatatatatatgcgtgtgtgtgtgtgtgtgtgtgtgtgtctgtgtgtattatttataagtaTGTGTGCGCAAATCTGAACGATCTGCGCAATCATCGAATCACGTtcattatatatgtatatatatatatatatatcataattAATGTTTGTTATCTGCATTTTCGAAATTATTAATTAGGCGATCATCTGATTgttcctcctctctctctctctggctctctccatctccatctaaACAGTTATCCAGTTAAACCGATATTATAACTCCATATCTCGGGCCTCATCCTCACTATAATCCGACATGCTCGACTCACTGTCGCTGCTCTCCCTCTCCTGCTGCGCCGCCCGCAGCGCATCCTCGGTCGCATATCGTTGGACATAGTCGGCGACCTTGCGATGATATTCCGCCGGCTCGTGGAGATAGAGGGCGGCGGCATCGCGATTCAGGGGATCCACCGGATTGGGATATGTCAACAGCTGTGGGAGAAACGATTCAAAGATGTTCGACAGATCGTACAACGCTGTCCAGGCCTGATTGATCACATCGAGGCAAACGGTCCCCGATGATTCGTCAATGTTCGGATGATAGATTTTGTTCACGAACCCAATACTTGGGGATTTGAAGGGATAGTTGTCGGGCAGATAGACGCGCACCTTCCATACGCCGCCCTCGTAGGGCGTGCCCTGGGGTCCGAAGAATTTCACATGGAACTCGTTGAGGCCGCCAAGGATGGTGACCTCGTGTTTTGATTCAATTAGCTTGATGACGTCATTGTCCATGCGTCGTTTACCAGCACTGGGCGAGGACATCTTTGATTTGCGTGGTTTGCTTTAACAATATATGGTAATTTAAGTTAAgattttgtttctcttttagtttttttgtttttgtttgtagtGTCGTCTTTTGGTCTCCTACTTCTCGTTGTATCCACTAAGGCTAAGGCTAAGGCGgtgattgtttttgttgctattgctgtgttgtgttttgtttatttgttgtctagtgttttgtttttcttgttgttgtcaactGCTCCCCGCTCGCGTTTTCCTTTTATGGCCGCACACTCATTGAAAATGTTtcccagctgctgctgtcccgtctgcaaaataaaccaaaaaaaagtagaaaacaactttcaattaaatgaCTTTTCACatgagtatgtatgtatattatataaagtGCGTTATCAATGCTATCAGGCatgctgtgctgctgctgctgctgcatcttTTGCCTATGAACTGAAATGTAGGTCAAATAACATTgctgtctcgctcgcacttGCACTGTCCCATATCAAAACGAAACTATGTCAGCGTCGCAGCAAGCAGCGCAGCTCATGATGCAGccgcaatagcaacaacaaagtgtgacgtcgctgctgctgacaCCCACTAGCAccctttctctctcacactcacgCTCGCGTTCTCCCTGCCGTCACTCTGTGGATGGGGGATGTGTACGAGGGGGGGAAGTAAGTGCTCAGTAGCAAAAGGGCAAGCAAAACGCATCCAAGGACAATTGCAACACTTTGCACactgcatactttcaggctgACTGTCAATCAGGCATTGaacaaaaatggaaatatCCAACTCTTGctcactcgcactcgcacacGCACGctctcgcactcgcactctcaaattcaattgtttcacccattacatatttttgctgttgttgttctgtgtTCATCATTTTGCGCGTGTGAACGGTGGAGGGGGTGTGGGGACGGAGGGGAGCGCAGACGGCTGTTTGTTTCCAAACAAGCTCAGCTGTTTAATGTTATTGGCTGACTCTGGCTGTGCCTGCTGAGTAAGAGTGAGCCAGCAAGTGAGGGAATGactctgtatgtatgtatgagtgaGTGTGACTGTGTGTAAGCGAAACAACCCCCGTAACAGTtgcaaaatattaacaaatatacAGTGCGCACAAAAATTGTTCAACACACAGAGAAACTACGCAAAAACGTTTAATCACTTGGCATATTCTTGCACTGTTTCATCTCATTATTAAAACCACAACTGTTTCAACTCAAAAATTTCGcaggcatgtgtgtgtgcatatgtatgtatgtatgtatattttgtgctaAGTTCCCCAGCTAAACTGGACGTTTAACTGCCAGCATTCACTGTAAaatgctgctgatgttgctggtCAAGCTCTCTGAGCTCTCTGGCTCACATGCGCTCTCTATCTCACTGCTGGGATGAGCTAATTCCAAATGTCTTTGGCtcttgctcgctctctctctggttGTGACTctcttcttatttttgtttgtgtacaCTCTAACTACAGTGGAGCTTTTTTCAAttggaaatgaaattttgttacTTGTTCTTTGCTAAGTTTCACTGtattcacgcacacacacagacacaggcaTACACACGGATGGAGTGTTGTTATTTGCGTTGCTTTTCAGTggattttgtttgttgttgctggtctCTCAGCTGTGTGTTGGTCTCTCTGTGTCCGTGTGTATTAattgtatgcgagtgtgtagCCCACGCTCTCGCAGCTCTGGAagatcagcagcaagcaataacaacaacaacaacaagaacaacacagCGTTGCCTGACTAACCAAATGACACTCAGCTGCAATTTCGTTTCAAGACATATCGCTGTCgccttcgttgttgttgttgtatttgttgctgttgctgtggggGACCGTGACTGTCTAATAATGATGGCACAATACACACATTGagatacacatacacatacatatgtgtgtgtatatacgACGTACATGTGTGtgatatgtatttttaatattttgttgggcaaaaagaaagcaaatttcaaaatgaaatgaaaatcaaattgttttttttttgctttgcatgCTTTCTCTCTATATTCTATCTGTGGCTGCtctacacacactcacaaaccaaacacacgcacataaaGAGACACACGCAGCTGACTGCAATTCATTTGTATTGCATTTTCAGATAATTACGAAACTttttcaaaacaatttcaacaaaaacacgcacactcacacacacatacacacaaaacaagAGATAACATGGAGCTGCTGCcgatgtttttgttattttttttgcgtttgctttgctttttgatttttgttgcgttttttttctctttactTTGCTAATTTTTGGAgtcgattttgttgttgttgctgctgctgtttcttgccttttgatttgattttgctccgtttttatttttttttgctgttttgtgtgtgttgtctacTTCAACTAGTTACTGAAAATTAACTGGCAACAGAGTTTGGAAGCCCCCAGCGAGCAGCGCAGCAAGCACACGAACATCTGAAAGCAGCATAAGAAGCAGCACACACAGCacaagcagcgacagcaacgacgacgacgacacaaCAAGCAAACTGCGACGCAAGCGACGGCGACGGTGACTGCGAGGGAGAGAGCACAGCGCAGGCAGGCATTGAGAACGAGAGCGATAGAGAGCGCAAGCGAAGTTTATCGAGAGAGCGCGACGCGCCAACCTGCTGGCCACAGTGTTGCTAACTGCGctttattttagttaaatctagctttttttttaactataaTGCCTTGCAGCTTGCTGCAATTTTGGCTATGGgactaatttttaattattattatcgtatCTATCGTAACGTACGTAATTACTGCCAAAAATTTCAAGCTTATCGATTTATCACAAGCACAAGTTCGTCTTGTCGAGAGAAAGACTCTAAACTAACttaattttgaaaacattCACTATCAAACTCTattattgcaataaaataaagccCTAATAtaaatgtgattttttttCATACTCTACGCgtatttagcttttatttcaGTGCCTGAATAGAAAACTGTTTTTTTCtggcagttggcagcactGAGAACGAGGgcgaaccaacaacaacaacagcagcagataGAGTGAGAGAATACAGACACAAAGAGAGGCCCCCACAAAGCACATGTACAAAGAAAATCATAATAACAAAGCgagagccaaagccaaaacaacaaaaacaccagcagcaacaacaacaataacaacagtgGAAGTAGCAGCAAAACtatacaaacaaatattaagcGAAAGAGCTGCAAGCAAAGCAGGCAGCAgaaagaaacagcaacagcaaaaacaaaaacagaaacaacaacaagcgagTAGTCCACAATTCTGCCAAAGCAAGGAAAAGCTATAATCAAGGACAGCAGCTGTAAAGCACACACGACGCCAAATGCAACGcgcgtacacacacacacacacacacacggcgaacgagcgagtgagagagagagacaaaaacacatacacgcaGGCAGAACAAAGCAAAGAGCACAACCGAGCAACGCCGAAGCTTTCAATGCCCTTCATTTGCCAACACtactaacaaaacaaaacaaaaaaaaaaaaaacgtttggTGTTAATTCGCAATGACGCACACACGCGTTGCTTCTATTACTTTTTCTCCCGCCCATCACATCACCCATTGACCTGCCCAATGCAGTGCAGTTGTTAGGAATTGAAGTCCGgtaacaaaactaaatgcaaGGGAATTGATTTAAGTGCTAACCTAATGGGGTCAAATGCACACACGTACATTAAATAAGTATGCGTGTGTTGGTAAATTTATACGGGCAAAACTTCTGTTAGTCACGTTAAGCTGCTACATAAACGTTGTTCATGCATTTCTGAGTGGGTGACACCTCCTCATCCTACTATTCTTACTCTGATCTacctaacacacacacacacatacaggcaGACATCCCTGCATAGGTCGCACGGTCATTGACTGCGCATTAAAGTGCATAATGAGGCATGCAAAAAAGGGTATAAATTGGCGGGGTGGAGCGACGAGTGGGACAGGGAAGGGGGAGCTAAGGGAAATGGGCTAAGGCCAACGGCAgttgaaaatgttaaaaagtCTTTTTTGAGAGCTTTAGCTTTGTGCTTCGTTAACATTTCTATAGcaacgtgtatgtgtgtatgtatgtgcccatgtgtttgtgtgtgtgtgagagtgctGCTGATAAGATTtaaaacgcaaaagcaaaggcaaagccaaagccaaagaaaaaaaaggggaAAAGAAATCATAAACACAACGCAATAAGCGTGCAAAGCAAAGTGCGTAGTAGCAGAGCACCAATAGTCACAAAGAAGAAGAGGCGAAGAAATGCTACCAATACACGAATATCGCACATCTATGATTAAGCATTAACAACTAAGTTGCTTTTGAACGTAGTTGCTCGACTCCCGAATACCCGACAAAGCAAGTTGTTGGAGAATGAACaacttatgtatgtacatatattgaaaTGATGATAATTTAGCTGGCCATGAAATTATTACACCCTGCTGCATATATGTACGTAAcgggtattaaaatatacgattGTAGTTTTCGAGCAAcgttgtcaaaaaaaaaaacagtttgaaAGTTTATGTATATGAGTGGTGGACGGCCATTGTTTTCTGACccaagcttttgttttttatttttgctgatAACAGTTACACACTTCATATGTAAACGCAAAGCAGACACAAAGAAAGCCACAaggatacacacacacatacaaaccaCAGACACATAACGGTTTTTCAAAATGCAAGTGCCTCTgcccaaaaaaagaatagCGAAAAAGGAAAGAACAAAAACGAAATTACAATGGCTATTTAAGCAATGCACGAAacattctctctctcgcccAGCAAACAATGCgagcgacagagacagagtcagacggcaaaacaaaactgcAAGGGCTTGTGACACACGCATACAATACACATGCATAAATGTGCAATGTGGATACGTAAGAGTAAAAGAGTTAGAATCGTCGATCTTTTAGCTGGGCACACTTAAAACTGCTTACatgcaactgctgttgttgttattattgttattccAATACCTAACGCACCCCCGCCCCCACCTTAAGCATGCATTTACACGcgcacgcacactcacacacacacaaacatgcGCAGacattgcatttcatttgcaagaCCTTTGCtattaaatatgtacttaAACTTCAAGTGTAATTCTTCTTTGTGGTATTtgtgcatttcatttggcCATGGGCCATAccttttagttttattatcttttctccgttgtattattgttgctgatgctgttgtgtGGCTGGTGATGACTTTGTGGtgctggtgctgttgttgttgttgatgttggcTGATTGCCGACTTTGATTTTTACGCTTCGATACTTCTCCACATAGTTGTATGCACCGACCGCctgtgcattttatttattttgttgtttttgctttcgcGTTTTTCTTACGTTTCCGTTACGACAGCGACAATTGGTTAATAATTAATAGTTGTTTAATGCCTGCTCaacatactaaaaaaaaattggtgcaCTGCGTTTGCTATCGCTCCATTCgttttctttcgttttctACCGTTGTTTCTCTGGTACTCGCATTCGGTTTTCCAGCTGATAACCAGTGTAACCGTAAAACACTTGTTTCAAATGTACTATTTCTTGCCAGAAATACTGCGTACACAGCTGGTTACACTTCTAAAGCATATTGGTGGACTGGAAAACATCAGCtgttaatatacaaaataatttttattacttgtattattattaaaaatatatattaaaactaatatgtttttgtttgaaagTATTTGTTAGACTAGGAGCTTATCTTTTTAAAGGAAATTAATTAACCACTAAAATTGaatgtgtatttaataattaataataaatttaatagtttGGGTACATATGAAAGTAGAGATGGTAAAGCAATAAAgtaattgctttaaatgcgCAACCGCATAACGGAAATTTgtactaattttttttttaataaatttaaacgaaaattcgttaaataatatatatattattaacatttatttttgcctAATATAGTAGAAGCATAAGTtaaaattacttattttttatgagtatagcaattatttttttattataaataaatcaaataataaaacaaaatataatcataattttatttataaaatattaatcaaatataCAACTATTTTTAGCGCAATTATACTCACTATGTTTTAGCTTATTTCTAAATATGAATGTAAGAAGCAAATAACTGTGTTGTGAGAACTGCATTAATCGCTCccttaatttttgttgtattgtggtaagaaacaattaaatactaaataattaaGTGTACGTTATGAAATGAGTAAACTAGTATTTAAATACCAAAAGATTCATATAAAATACTGTAGATTATGCCGTTTTAAGACATCTAGGTATGCTGCTTTATTACTAAATagtagaaataaaatttaataactgCTAGCTGTGCTACTAGTCAAAGtcataaacaattattttgagTAAATTAAGTTAtcgtatattattttattttgaatttttgctaGCGTTAACAGTGATTGGCATACTGGTCGCTGTTAAGCGTTCACCGTGCTGTTAAAAGTGTGCAGAGGAGTGCTGCAACGGATGTGGCAACGCTAAAGCCGAATTGCACTGGCAACACTGCCGATATGTGCAAGTCGTATATACACAAAGGAAAAGAttgataaaaagaaaaatagaaaaaagactaaaatttaaatgcaaaaatcatGAGATTTATTGCAATCAACGACTGCTGATTGATGCATAGAACGCCGCTGCCACCGTCGCCGCCACCACCGCCAATCACCGCTGAGCACTGAGCACAAAAACcatcacatcacatcacaacacaccacacacaaacacactcacacacacacacccataccCACTTGGATC
It encodes the following:
- the LOC132795786 gene encoding ubiquitin-conjugating enzyme E2 H — its product is MSSPSAGKRRMDNDVIKLIESKHEVTILGGLNEFHVKFFGPQGTPYEGGVWKVRVYLPDNYPFKSPSIGFVNKIYHPNIDESSGTVCLDVINQAWTALYDLSNIFESFLPQLLTYPNPVDPLNRDAAALYLHEPAEYHRKVADYVQRYATEDALRAAQQERESSDSESSMSDYSEDEARDMEL